The proteins below come from a single Aegilops tauschii subsp. strangulata cultivar AL8/78 chromosome 6, Aet v6.0, whole genome shotgun sequence genomic window:
- the LOC109782336 gene encoding probable NOT transcription complex subunit VIP2, protein MTLFTVMDNYKNVPQFLYDLSPSQMEMFMTDDNPYNRQSKKVTESNLNSSTSNLPDSTGRPFTTSFSGQSGSVQGFHHSGLHNIHGNYSLPNMPGSLAQRNAAMSGLPSSGVQQPGGSISGRFASNNLPVAMSQIPHAHSGVSGRGMNVGGGQAFSSGMNMGGTIQGLSSNLGTSGNRNSVPGNPALGNLGPRITSSTGNIVGGSNIGRNISSGGLSVPSISSRIDFSGNAASGRLNVQGSNRMMNGLIPQGSSQLMNMIGSSYPTSGASLSQNQMQPVNSSLGSIGMLHDASDSAPFDINDFPQLTGRPNSAGGPQGQYGSLRKQGVGVNSIVQQNQEFSIQNEDFPALPGFKGGSSDYPMELHHKEQLHENVPVMQAPQYPMSRSVGFNLGSNYQPNRQQHQQGAANSIQSGGPQNIGLRPLNSQSQTSSLGSYEQLLQQYQQPQTQSPFRLQQMSSSAAQTYADHGLKPILGGRTPPDPYGLLGLLGVIRMNDPDLSSLALGIDLTTLGLNLNSPDNLYKTFGSPFSNEPAKGEPEYTTPACYVAEQPPALQPMHFQKFQTLILLYIFYSMPKDEAQICAANELYNRGWYYHKEARQWFTRIPNMEPLVKTPTYERGSYAFFDQGNWETVRKDNFVLHYELVEKRPSLPSASQIVRYLLTLAFLYMNRELSLQT, encoded by the exons ATGACACTGTTCACAG TAATGGATAATTACAAGAACGTTCCTCAATTCCTCTACGACTTAAGCCCATCTCAGATGGAAATGTTTATGACTGATGACAACCCTTATAATCGGCAGTCAAAGAAAGTTACAGAG TCAAATCTTAACAGTTCCACATCGAACCTTCCAGACTCAACCGGACGGCCATTCACAACATCCTTTTCTGGCCAATCTGGATCAGTTCAAGGTTTCCATCACTCTG GTCTGCACAACATTCATGGAAATTATAGTCTTCCAAATATGCCTGGATCACTTGCACAAAGGAATGCTGCGATGAGTGGCCTTCCATCCTCCGGTGTTCAACAGCCTGGAGGGAGCATTTCTGGGAGATTTGCTTCAAACAACCTCCCTGTTGCCATGTCTCAG ATTCCTCATGCACATTCAGGTGTCAGTGGTAGAGGAATGAATGTTGGTGGAGGTCAAGCATTCAGCAGTGGAATGAACATGGGTGGTACCATTCAAGGTTTATCCTCAAACTTGGGCACCAGTGGTAATCGAAATTCTGTTCCTGGCAATCCAGCTTTAGGAAACCTGGGTCCACGTATTACAAGCTCCACGGGAAACATTGTGGGTGGAAGTAACATTGGAAGAAACATAAGCTCTGGTGGATTGTCGGTGCCAAGTATCTCATCACGCATCGATTTTAGTGGCAATGCTGCAAGTGGAAGACTAAATGTGCAAGGATCTAACAGGATGATGAATGGCCTTATTCCGCAAG GATCGTCGCAACTGATGAATATGATTGGAAGCTCATACCCAACGTCTGGTGCTTCATTGTCCCAGAACCAAATGCAACCAGTAAATAGTTCTTTGGGTTCTATAGGGATGCTACATGACGCCAGTGACAGCGCTCCATTCGACATCAATGATTTCCCCCAATTGACTGGTCGACCTAATTCAGCTGGTGGTCCACAGGGACAATATG GATCACTACGGAAGCAAGGAGTTGGTGTTAACTCCATTGTTCAACAAAACCAGGAGTTCAGTATTCAGAACGAAGATTTCCCCGCTTTGCCAGGATTTAAAG GTGGCAGTTCAGATTATCCTATGGAGTTACATCACAAGGAACAGCTTCATGAGAATGTGCCTGTAATGCAAGCACCACAATATCCT ATGTCAAGGTCAGTTGGGTTTAATTTGGGAAGTAATTACCAACCAAATCGTCAGCAACATCAGCAGGGTGCTGCTAATTCA ATTCAGAGCGGTGGGCCCCAAAATATTGGACTAAGACCACTAAACTCTCAGAGTCAAACTTCTAGCTTGGGATCATACGAGCAACTGCTCCAGCAATACCAGCAGCCGCAGACTCAGAGTCCTTTCAGGTTGCAGCAGATGTCTTCTTCAGCTGCACAGACATATGCGGATCATGGTCTAAAGCCCATTCTGGGAGGCCGAACCCCACCTGATCCATACGGCTTGTTAGGATTGCTGGGAGTTATAAGGATGAATGATCCTGATTTGTCATCTCTTGCTTTGGGAATAGATTTGACAACGTTgggtttgaatttgaattcaccCGACAATCTGTACAAGACATTTGGCTCTCCATTTTCAAATGAACCAGCAAAAGGAGAACCCGAATATACTACTCCAGCTTGTTATGTGGCTGAGCAACCCCCAGCACTACAG CCTATGCATTTTCAGAAGTTTCAGACACTCATACTGTTATACATATTCTACAG CATGCCGAAGGATGAAGCTCAAATATGTGCGGCCAATGAACT ATATAATCGTGGATGGTATTACCATAAAGAAGCACGGCAATGGTTCACAAGAATTCCTAACATGGAGCCTCTTGTCAAAACTCCTACATATGAACGGGGGTCTTATGCCTTCTTTGATCAAGGCAATTGGGAGACAGTCCGTAAG GATAACTTTGTTCTCCATTATGAGCTAGTAGAGAAAAGGCCAAGTCTCCCTTCCGCATCCCAAATTGTTAG GTACCTCCTGACTCTAGCTTTCTTGTACATGAATAGGGAGCTTTCTTTACAAACATAG